The DNA segment CTTCGAGCCATTCGGTCGTCTTTTCGCTGTCGATGACGACGCGTGTGCCCTCGTCGAGAACGGGGAAACCGGGATTGCAATGATATACGAACATCAGGGGTGAACGATCGACGGACTGGTTGTGTATACGGTCGTGGATATGAAGCGATTTTTCGCCCAGTACAGTCGAGATCTCCCGGGTGAGTTCCAAGTTGGTTCCGAAAACGACGGCTTCCCGGACCCTTCCGCGCACCTTGACGATGTAGTCGTCGCCGTCCCACAGGCCATCTGTGTGGACCTGCCGTGCCGGCAGGAACGAAAGGCGGCCGTGGAGACCGAGTTCTTCGTTTTCTTCTTCCGGATCGGTCTCCGGATGCCCAGTGAAGGTCATGCCGCAGCTCAGGACCAGCCCGCCGTAGAAACCGCGCATCCAGCCGTAGCCCTGCGGTTCGTAGAACGCCGGCCCTACGTCGCCCGTGTTGCCGCGGAAGCAGAGCGACATGCCCTTGTAGTGGGCCGAGGCCACGTCCAGCGCCCGCCCGGGCAGCAGGGAGAAGCACAGGCCCGAGGCGTTGAACACCTCGATGAGATCGGCGCCCCGGTCGCTGCCTTCGCGCAGTTC comes from the Gemmatimonadota bacterium genome and includes:
- a CDS encoding DUF4432 family protein; protein product: MARLFGKEYTRRELLDLVGDMSQVAHARYGELREGSDRGADLIEVFNASGLCFSLLPGRALDVASAHYKGMSLCFRGNTGDVGPAFYEPQGYGWMRGFYGGLVLSCGMTFTGHPETDPEEENEELGLHGRLSFLPARQVHTDGLWDGDDYIVKVRGRVREAVVFGTNLELTREISTVLGEKSLHIHDRIHNQSVDRSPLMFVYHCNPGFPVLDEGTRVVIDSEKTTEWLE